In the Chryseobacterium sp. MYb264 genome, one interval contains:
- the aspA gene encoding aspartate ammonia-lyase codes for MENFRKESDLLGELDVPVNAYYGVQTQRAINNFKISGQLLSSYPDFIKGLAFVKKAAAKTNYELGLLDENLYFKIAEACEEIIEGKFHEEFPVDMIQGGAGTSINMNANEVIANIVLEKLGKNKGEYEFCSPNDHINLSQSTNDAYPTAIKMGLLHMNVGLVQRLESIVQAFRAKGNEFQDVIKMGRTQLQDAVPMTLGQEFEAFAATLEEDISKLNSNADLFVEVNMGATAIGTGLNAPVGYAALCAKNLAQLTGFPVISAPNLVEATPDTGSYVIYSSAMKRLAVKLSKICNDLRLLSSGPRAGLFEINLPPMQPGSSIMPGKVNPVIPEVVNQVCFKVIGNDLTVTFAAEAGQLQLNVMEPVLSHAIMENINFLCNALDTLRDKCVVGITANKEVCLHMVKHSIGIVTALNPYIGYKQSTAIAKEALATGTSVYNLVLEKGILSQEKLDEILDPKNMLKPHSK; via the coding sequence ATGGAAAATTTCAGAAAAGAGAGTGATTTATTAGGTGAACTGGATGTTCCTGTAAATGCATATTATGGAGTTCAGACACAAAGAGCGATCAATAATTTCAAGATCTCGGGGCAGCTTTTGTCTTCGTATCCTGACTTTATCAAAGGATTGGCTTTTGTGAAAAAAGCGGCAGCGAAAACCAATTATGAATTAGGTTTGCTTGATGAAAATTTGTATTTCAAAATCGCTGAAGCTTGTGAAGAAATTATCGAAGGTAAATTTCATGAGGAATTTCCTGTTGATATGATTCAGGGAGGAGCGGGAACTTCAATCAACATGAATGCCAATGAAGTTATCGCCAATATTGTATTAGAAAAATTAGGTAAAAATAAAGGAGAGTATGAATTTTGTTCTCCTAACGATCATATCAACCTTTCACAGTCCACCAACGATGCGTATCCTACTGCTATTAAAATGGGATTGCTGCACATGAATGTTGGACTGGTTCAGAGATTGGAAAGTATTGTGCAGGCATTTCGAGCAAAAGGAAACGAATTTCAGGATGTTATCAAAATGGGAAGAACGCAGCTTCAGGATGCGGTTCCCATGACTTTAGGCCAGGAATTTGAAGCATTTGCGGCTACGCTGGAGGAAGATATTTCTAAATTAAACAGTAATGCCGATCTTTTTGTAGAAGTGAATATGGGGGCTACCGCAATCGGGACAGGACTGAATGCTCCGGTAGGATATGCCGCGCTTTGTGCTAAAAACCTGGCTCAGCTTACCGGTTTTCCGGTTATTTCCGCACCCAATTTAGTAGAAGCAACACCTGATACGGGTTCTTACGTCATCTATTCTTCTGCGATGAAGCGTCTTGCCGTGAAATTATCGAAGATTTGTAATGACCTAAGATTACTTTCTTCAGGGCCAAGAGCGGGACTTTTTGAAATCAATTTACCTCCAATGCAGCCGGGATCTTCCATTATGCCGGGAAAAGTAAACCCTGTGATTCCGGAAGTGGTGAATCAGGTGTGTTTTAAAGTGATCGGAAATGATTTAACGGTTACTTTTGCTGCCGAAGCCGGGCAATTACAGCTGAATGTAATGGAACCTGTTCTTTCACACGCGATCATGGAAAATATAAACTTCCTTTGTAATGCCCTCGACACCCTTCGCGATAAATGTGTGGTTGGAATTACGGCTAACAAAGAGGTTTGTTTACATATGGTGAAACACAGCATCGGGATTGTTACGGCGCTTAATCCGTACATCGGTTATAAACAATCTACGGCGATTGCTAAAGAGGCTTTGGCAACGGGAACAAGTGTTTATAATTTAGTGTTGGAAAAAGGAATTCTTTCTCAGGAAAAACTTGATGAGATTCTGGATCCGAAAAATATGTTGAAACCACATAGTAAATAA
- a CDS encoding class I SAM-dependent methyltransferase — protein MSKIKKTVQALQNIAQEPSLLNLVLNDKEVRKKEFLKKYPHLETLPQISLLDLNKDFDESIDICFLDGASLPTDLALLKILAKGKNSYFEIGTWRGESVWNVAKVIDDCTTLNLSKEEIVALGIDKKYAELHGIVSKKNQDILHLEGNSKVFDFRGLDKKYDLIFIDGDHSYEMVKNDTEKVFGNLIHENSIVVWHDYAFNPEKIRYEVFQGILDGMPSNFHENLYHVQNSLCAVFMKGNFKTKKFQSLNEPEFLFEVNLKIKK, from the coding sequence GTGAGTAAAATCAAAAAAACAGTTCAGGCACTTCAAAATATTGCACAGGAACCCAGTTTGCTGAATTTGGTACTGAACGACAAAGAAGTCAGAAAAAAAGAATTTCTTAAAAAATATCCGCATTTAGAAACCCTTCCTCAGATCAGTTTATTGGATTTGAATAAAGATTTTGATGAATCCATTGATATCTGCTTTTTGGACGGAGCTTCTCTGCCGACAGATTTAGCACTGCTTAAAATTTTGGCGAAAGGTAAGAACAGTTATTTTGAAATCGGAACCTGGAGAGGAGAGAGCGTTTGGAACGTTGCAAAAGTAATTGATGACTGTACCACGCTTAATCTTTCAAAAGAGGAGATTGTTGCCTTGGGCATCGATAAAAAATATGCAGAACTTCACGGAATTGTTTCAAAAAAAAATCAGGATATTCTTCATTTGGAAGGAAATTCAAAGGTTTTTGATTTCAGAGGTTTGGATAAAAAATATGACCTTATTTTCATCGATGGCGATCATTCTTACGAAATGGTAAAAAATGATACGGAAAAGGTTTTTGGCAATTTAATTCATGAAAATTCTATCGTTGTATGGCATGATTACGCTTTTAATCCTGAAAAAATACGATACGAAGTTTTTCAGGGAATTTTAGATGGTATGCCGAGTAATTTTCATGAAAATTTGTATCACGTTCAAAATTCTTTGTGTGCGGTTTTCATGAAAGGAAATTTTAAAACGAAAAAATTTCAGAGTTTAAATGAACCTGAATTTTTATTTGAAGTTAACTTGAAAATTAAAAAGTGA
- a CDS encoding glycosyltransferase — translation MRFLIIIPAHNEEDHLPFTLESLERQSCKDFKVMVVNDGSTDKTAEVIKGFTDRDSRFETINLQKSAHQPGSKVVNAFKNGLKTQNINDFDVICKFDADIILSENYLQSVQNAFQNNLTYGLVGGLLYIEKNGEWIYEGNSNKHHVRGPMKAYRKECFEAMGGLRETLGWDNIDSILLENLGWKEVVLPELHVKLIKVKGADYTVKASDYYGRYFYFLGLRRFLAYVASAKEGMKSKSVSFFFQIVKSYEECRSQKLELKISEQERKVINGQRWKMLKNKWLGM, via the coding sequence GTGAGATTTTTAATCATAATTCCTGCCCATAACGAGGAGGATCATCTGCCGTTTACTTTAGAATCTTTAGAGCGTCAAAGTTGTAAAGATTTTAAAGTGATGGTGGTGAATGATGGTTCTACAGACAAAACAGCTGAGGTTATCAAAGGGTTTACTGACAGAGATTCCCGATTTGAGACCATTAATCTTCAGAAATCAGCGCATCAACCGGGTTCAAAAGTGGTAAATGCGTTCAAAAATGGTTTAAAAACTCAGAATATCAATGATTTTGACGTCATTTGTAAGTTTGATGCCGACATTATTCTCTCTGAAAATTATCTTCAGTCTGTACAAAATGCTTTTCAAAATAATCTGACATACGGTTTGGTTGGCGGATTGCTGTACATTGAAAAAAATGGCGAATGGATATATGAAGGGAATTCCAATAAACACCATGTAAGGGGGCCTATGAAGGCGTACCGAAAGGAATGTTTTGAAGCGATGGGCGGTTTGAGAGAAACCCTGGGCTGGGATAATATAGATTCTATTCTGCTTGAAAATTTAGGCTGGAAAGAAGTTGTTTTGCCTGAACTGCATGTGAAATTGATTAAAGTAAAAGGAGCAGATTACACGGTAAAAGCTTCTGATTATTACGGAAGATATTTCTACTTTTTAGGGTTAAGGAGGTTCTTAGCGTATGTGGCTTCTGCAAAGGAGGGAATGAAAAGCAAATCGGTTTCTTTTTTCTTTCAGATCGTAAAATCATACGAAGAGTGCCGCTCTCAAAAATTAGAATTAAAAATTTCTGAACAGGAAAGAAAAGTAATCAACGGTCAACGCTGGAAAATGCTGAAAAATAAGTGGTTGGGAATGTAA
- a CDS encoding lipopolysaccharide biosynthesis protein, with product MSVVARQGFKYSIIGYIGFLLGTISAIFIFPNDFEFYGKLRYILPTAEMLVPFVVLGISYSNVKFFHKVDQDGKKQNMLSLSLIAILINFVVFTVVFFILPYFFPKFKNLEAWKIKELILPLILILSFCAIFNKYTSNYKRIVVSNIFDNLFPKIANLGAFCLFFYFALSQQLAFAFFFGMFSLMLFGYIYYTNKLEKIQLDFSTEYFKKDGFWKEFFNYSFFGFLGTFGNYLAINSFMIGEFLGMEENGIYAVLYALISLISIPQLGLFNISAPIISKTLADGDMEELDRFHKKTSLTLYFLGAVLFSCIMVGFPFLTQFMPKNGVMLREYEPVVWIWGSAVLIDLATGFNGNIISLSKYYRFNIVVMLLLAGLTIGLNYYFIKNTDLKLIGIALSTAISLTTYNVIKIAFNYFMFKVSPLTIEMIFVSIICTLAITVAIVLPTFSNNFINLIYKPSVVLILIYIGNYFTKVFPIEDYLNMKFIKSVLKFK from the coding sequence ATGAGCGTAGTTGCAAGACAAGGATTCAAATATTCCATCATCGGTTATATTGGCTTTTTGTTGGGTACCATTTCGGCGATTTTTATTTTCCCGAATGACTTTGAATTTTACGGAAAACTACGTTACATCCTGCCTACGGCAGAAATGCTGGTACCTTTTGTGGTTTTAGGGATCTCCTACTCCAATGTGAAATTTTTCCATAAAGTAGATCAGGATGGTAAAAAGCAGAATATGCTTTCGCTTTCTTTAATCGCTATTTTAATTAATTTTGTTGTTTTTACTGTCGTATTTTTTATTCTTCCTTATTTCTTTCCGAAATTTAAAAATCTGGAAGCCTGGAAGATCAAGGAACTGATTTTACCCTTAATTTTAATTTTATCATTCTGTGCTATTTTCAATAAATACACCTCCAATTATAAAAGAATTGTAGTTTCCAATATTTTCGATAATCTTTTTCCTAAAATTGCGAATCTTGGAGCATTTTGTTTGTTCTTTTATTTTGCTTTGTCTCAACAACTCGCATTTGCTTTTTTCTTCGGAATGTTTTCATTAATGCTTTTCGGATACATTTATTACACGAATAAGCTTGAAAAAATTCAGTTAGACTTCAGTACAGAGTATTTCAAGAAAGATGGTTTCTGGAAAGAATTTTTCAATTACAGTTTCTTTGGATTTTTAGGAACATTTGGAAATTACTTAGCGATCAACAGCTTTATGATTGGTGAATTCTTGGGAATGGAAGAGAATGGAATCTATGCCGTTCTATATGCTTTAATCTCTTTGATCTCAATTCCACAATTAGGATTATTCAATATTTCCGCACCTATTATCAGCAAAACGTTAGCTGACGGTGATATGGAAGAACTGGACAGATTTCATAAAAAAACGTCTTTAACCTTATATTTTTTAGGAGCGGTTCTTTTCTCATGTATTATGGTCGGATTCCCTTTTCTGACTCAGTTTATGCCTAAAAATGGGGTGATGCTGAGAGAATACGAACCTGTAGTCTGGATTTGGGGCTCTGCCGTACTGATCGACCTTGCAACAGGATTCAATGGAAATATCATTTCGCTTTCAAAATACTACAGATTCAATATTGTGGTGATGCTTTTATTGGCTGGATTAACAATTGGGCTCAACTATTATTTCATTAAAAATACAGACCTGAAACTGATCGGAATTGCCTTGTCTACAGCCATTTCATTAACGACTTATAACGTCATTAAAATCGCTTTCAATTACTTTATGTTTAAAGTTTCACCTTTGACGATTGAAATGATCTTCGTGTCGATTATCTGTACTTTGGCAATCACCGTGGCGATTGTTCTTCCGACATTCAGCAATAATTTCATCAATCTGATCTACAAACCATCAGTTGTTTTAATTCTGATCTATATTGGAAATTATTTTACCAAAGTATTTCCGATTGAGGATTACCTGAATATGAAATTCATTAAAAGTGTATTGAAATTTAAGTAA
- a CDS encoding FkbM family methyltransferase, whose protein sequence is MSLYQKIAEKLQYISPSFYKKRYFKSLNHLTKDNFSKRNVEPELVWIKEFLPKNAVIFDIGANVGTFLYQLENKLTSDNIYAFEPNKKLYRRLKRLFPMMRVLPLALSDENTTAEFKVPVINGKAIASRGTLNTSYKEKGEEKSYTEKVKVIKLDDWAAIEHFTRLDFIKIDVEGNEMKTLNGAKKTIQQFLPTLMVEMEQRHHETPIWNEISEVESWGYDAKYLNRHTFGLEKLTEEILIKNINDEKNKTEYINNIIFIPK, encoded by the coding sequence ATGTCTTTATACCAAAAAATTGCAGAAAAGCTACAGTACATCAGTCCTAGCTTTTACAAAAAAAGATATTTTAAGAGCTTAAATCACCTTACAAAGGATAATTTTTCCAAACGTAATGTAGAGCCGGAATTAGTATGGATAAAGGAATTTCTTCCGAAAAATGCGGTAATATTTGATATTGGCGCTAATGTGGGAACATTTTTATATCAGCTGGAAAATAAACTCACCAGCGATAATATATATGCTTTTGAGCCTAATAAAAAGCTTTACAGAAGGCTAAAAAGACTTTTTCCTATGATGAGAGTTCTGCCACTCGCACTTTCTGACGAAAATACGACAGCGGAATTTAAAGTTCCCGTTATCAACGGAAAAGCCATTGCCTCAAGAGGAACTCTAAACACTTCTTACAAGGAAAAGGGCGAAGAAAAAAGCTATACCGAAAAAGTAAAAGTGATCAAACTGGATGACTGGGCGGCGATTGAGCATTTCACCAGGCTGGATTTCATCAAAATAGATGTTGAAGGCAATGAAATGAAAACGCTGAACGGCGCCAAAAAGACCATTCAACAATTTCTGCCGACCCTAATGGTGGAAATGGAACAAAGACACCATGAAACTCCGATCTGGAATGAGATTTCCGAGGTTGAATCCTGGGGATATGATGCAAAATATCTCAACAGGCATACTTTCGGGCTTGAAAAACTAACAGAAGAAATTCTTATAAAAAACATAAACGACGAAAAAAACAAAACCGAGTATATAAACAACATTATTTTTATACCTAAATAA
- a CDS encoding DUF2461 domain-containing protein → MSATLSPKTFDFLKKLTKNNNREWFNENKDLYLESQQNVISFLEDLIHDMADFDQELRKIDAKKSLFRIYRDTRFSKDKIPYKTNFGASLGMGKGSQKGGYYLHLEPGKSFIAGGIYMPESSILKEVRKEISLYGDDFIKILNNKEFKKHFPELDQADKLKKVPQGFEKEDPMAEYLKLKNFIIVYNLKDEEVLDESTIKNLTKIFKLMKPFNDFLNTPFI, encoded by the coding sequence ATGTCCGCTACCCTATCACCAAAAACTTTTGATTTCTTAAAGAAACTTACTAAAAATAATAATCGAGAATGGTTCAATGAAAATAAAGATCTGTATCTGGAATCACAACAGAATGTCATTTCATTTCTTGAGGATCTTATTCATGACATGGCTGATTTTGATCAAGAACTGAGAAAAATAGATGCTAAAAAATCATTGTTCAGAATTTATCGCGACACCCGGTTTTCAAAAGATAAAATTCCTTACAAAACCAATTTCGGAGCCTCATTGGGGATGGGAAAAGGAAGTCAGAAAGGTGGATATTATCTTCATTTGGAACCCGGAAAATCTTTTATTGCCGGAGGAATCTACATGCCTGAATCTTCTATTTTAAAAGAAGTGCGAAAAGAAATTTCTTTATATGGAGATGATTTTATTAAAATTTTAAATAATAAAGAATTCAAGAAACATTTTCCAGAATTGGATCAGGCAGATAAGCTGAAAAAAGTACCTCAAGGGTTTGAAAAAGAAGATCCCATGGCAGAATATTTAAAACTGAAAAACTTTATTATTGTATACAATCTGAAAGATGAAGAAGTTTTAGATGAAAGTACAATTAAAAATTTAACTAAAATCTTCAAATTAATGAAACCATTTAACGATTTTCTTAATACTCCTTTCATATAG
- a CDS encoding DEAD/DEAH box helicase translates to MNLFTETNLSPDILKAIGELGYESPTEIQKQTIPFILSDIRDLIALAQTGTGKTAAFSLPILDMIDESSRKIQLLVLCPTRELCLQITKDIKNYSKYMKDIKTTAVYGGSSIMDQIRSLKDKPQIIVGTPGRVIDLINRKALDFSAIHWLVLDEADEMLSMGFKDELETILSETPETKQTFLFSATMSKEVERISKNYLDKPHRISVGSINEVKKNIKHEYYVAGYRQKKEALKRLIDSNPNQYSIIFCRTRMETQEVADFLMQNGYAADALHGDLSQAQRDTVMKKFRLKNIDILVATDVAARGLDVNSLTHVIHYSLPDDPEVFVHRSGRTGRAGRDGVSIALIKPEESRKLKQIKSVTKIEINEAKIPTGEEVIKAQVGGVFESLLEEHEDFFEFDDSLIPDLSAFTKEELVHKLLQFQLKDLAAYYKDRHDLIEQKLSSRDDDGGRRDRRDRDRGRDRDRGERSERGDRRERGGKPRRKNENMVRFFFNLGKKDQLKKLDVLDIINKATSNGKTKKRAEIGDIEILEKFSFFEVEKSFKGDLLSNIQSMKFRGKDMRAEEAN, encoded by the coding sequence ATGAATTTATTTACGGAAACCAATTTAAGTCCTGACATTCTAAAGGCGATTGGCGAACTGGGTTACGAAAGCCCGACAGAAATCCAAAAACAGACTATCCCTTTCATTCTTTCAGATATTCGCGATCTAATCGCACTTGCGCAGACAGGGACAGGCAAAACAGCAGCGTTTTCGCTTCCGATTTTGGATATGATTGACGAATCGAGTCGCAAAATCCAATTATTGGTGCTTTGTCCGACACGAGAATTATGTCTTCAGATTACAAAAGACATAAAAAATTATTCTAAGTACATGAAGGACATCAAAACTACAGCAGTTTATGGTGGAAGCAGTATTATGGATCAAATCAGATCTTTGAAGGATAAACCGCAGATTATTGTGGGAACTCCTGGGAGAGTAATTGATTTAATTAACAGAAAAGCGTTAGACTTTTCAGCAATTCATTGGTTGGTTTTAGACGAGGCTGATGAAATGCTTTCAATGGGTTTCAAAGACGAATTGGAAACAATCTTGAGTGAAACACCGGAGACAAAACAAACTTTCTTATTCTCTGCTACAATGAGCAAAGAAGTAGAAAGAATTTCTAAAAATTATCTGGATAAACCACACAGAATTTCTGTAGGTTCTATTAACGAGGTTAAGAAGAACATTAAGCATGAATATTATGTGGCTGGATACCGCCAGAAAAAAGAGGCTTTGAAGAGATTAATTGATTCAAACCCTAACCAGTATTCAATTATCTTCTGTAGAACAAGAATGGAAACTCAGGAAGTTGCTGATTTCTTGATGCAGAATGGGTATGCGGCAGATGCACTTCATGGTGATCTTTCTCAGGCTCAGAGAGATACGGTAATGAAGAAGTTCAGATTGAAGAACATTGATATTCTTGTAGCAACAGACGTTGCAGCAAGAGGATTGGATGTAAACTCTCTTACTCACGTTATCCACTATTCTTTACCTGATGATCCGGAAGTATTCGTTCACAGAAGTGGTAGAACGGGTAGAGCAGGAAGAGATGGTGTTTCAATTGCTTTGATTAAGCCTGAAGAAAGCAGAAAATTAAAACAAATCAAATCAGTTACCAAAATTGAGATCAATGAAGCCAAAATTCCAACAGGAGAAGAGGTAATCAAAGCTCAGGTGGGTGGTGTTTTTGAAAGTCTTTTAGAAGAGCATGAAGATTTCTTTGAATTTGATGATTCTTTGATTCCTGATCTTTCAGCGTTTACAAAAGAGGAATTGGTTCACAAGTTACTTCAGTTCCAATTGAAGGATTTGGCAGCTTATTATAAAGACAGACACGATCTTATCGAGCAGAAGCTGAGCAGCAGAGATGACGATGGAGGCAGAAGAGACAGAAGAGATCGTGACAGAGGTAGAGACCGCGACAGAGGTGAAAGAAGCGAGAGAGGTGACAGAAGAGAGCGTGGTGGAAAACCAAGAAGAAAAAATGAAAACATGGTAAGATTCTTCTTTAATCTTGGTAAAAAAGATCAGTTGAAGAAGCTTGATGTTTTGGATATCATCAACAAAGCGACATCAAACGGTAAAACGAAAAAAAGAGCGGAAATTGGAGATATTGAGATTTTAGAGAAATTCTCGTTCTTTGAAGTGGAAAAATCGTTCAAAGGAGACCTTTTGAGCAATATTCAATCCATGAAATTCAGAGGTAAAGATATGAGGGCTGAGGAAGCTAATTAA
- a CDS encoding DUF47 domain-containing protein, with translation MGIGNIFHAFQPKDKIFFVLFEKVTENLVAMSEEFNHGIKDFDLNDDSMLKKMSDYEHKNDELTHEIFVELGKNFITPFDREDIHTLATGLDDIADYIYASTKYIFLYKSPEMKAYSDFSLLIHKACLEIQNAMKNLKGFKNMEQVKEACIKVNSIENIADDLLSNSMVELFETNDAINIIKISSVLNYLEVVTDKAEDVANTIENIMIKYA, from the coding sequence ATGGGAATTGGTAATATTTTCCACGCTTTTCAACCGAAAGATAAAATCTTTTTTGTGCTTTTCGAAAAAGTAACAGAAAATCTGGTAGCAATGTCTGAGGAATTCAATCACGGAATTAAAGATTTCGATCTTAACGATGATTCTATGTTGAAAAAGATGAGCGATTATGAGCATAAAAATGATGAGCTTACTCACGAGATCTTCGTGGAGTTAGGGAAAAACTTCATCACTCCTTTCGACAGAGAAGACATCCACACGTTAGCAACAGGATTAGATGATATCGCAGATTATATCTACGCATCCACAAAATATATCTTCCTTTACAAGTCGCCGGAAATGAAGGCGTATTCAGATTTCTCTTTATTGATCCATAAAGCATGTCTCGAAATCCAGAATGCCATGAAAAACCTTAAAGGGTTTAAGAACATGGAGCAGGTAAAAGAAGCTTGTATAAAAGTAAATTCTATTGAAAACATCGCAGACGACCTTCTTTCAAATTCTATGGTAGAGTTGTTCGAAACAAACGATGCGATTAACATTATTAAAATTTCATCTGTACTTAATTATCTGGAAGTAGTAACTGACAAGGCTGAAGATGTTGCCAATACGATTGAGAACATCATGATTAAATATGCTTAA
- a CDS encoding inorganic phosphate transporter, whose translation MEFPILLIVIIALALIFDYINGFHDAANSIATIVSTKVLTPFQAVLWAALWNFAAFFIAAYIIGEFKIGNTIAKTVNENFINLEVIFSGLVAAIAWNLLTWWFGIPSSSSHTLIGGFLGAALMHAFMMDYHDVSAAQPALGTWATLKEAAHQVTTQSVVKFDKVIPIFLFIFMAPIIGMVISIIITLIIVHLYKRSNPHKADQSFKRLQLASSALFSLGHGLNDAQKVMGIIGAAMIYYHVNMLQDPVYLNIESAGRFDYFAEHYIWVPLVSFIAIALGTMSGGWKIIKTMGTKITKVTSLEGVSAETAGAITLFITDHFGIPVSTTHTITGSIIGVGLTKRISAVRWGITVSLLWAWVLTIPISAIVAGLTYLVVAFLS comes from the coding sequence ATGGAATTTCCGATTTTACTTATAGTTATTATTGCTTTGGCTTTGATCTTCGATTACATTAACGGTTTTCACGATGCAGCCAACTCAATTGCGACTATTGTTTCTACAAAAGTTTTAACTCCGTTCCAAGCCGTTCTTTGGGCAGCACTTTGGAATTTTGCAGCTTTTTTCATCGCTGCATATATTATCGGAGAATTTAAAATTGGTAATACAATTGCCAAAACAGTTAATGAAAATTTTATCAATCTTGAAGTAATATTTTCAGGTCTGGTTGCAGCCATTGCCTGGAATCTGTTAACATGGTGGTTCGGTATCCCGTCGTCATCATCCCATACCTTAATTGGCGGGTTTTTAGGAGCTGCTTTAATGCATGCTTTTATGATGGATTACCATGATGTTTCTGCAGCACAACCTGCTTTAGGAACCTGGGCTACTTTAAAAGAAGCCGCTCATCAGGTAACCACGCAGAGTGTAGTGAAATTTGATAAAGTAATTCCTATTTTCCTGTTCATTTTCATGGCACCGATTATAGGGATGGTTATTTCAATCATTATTACATTAATTATTGTTCACCTGTACAAGAGATCAAACCCTCACAAAGCAGACCAGTCTTTTAAGAGATTACAGCTGGCTTCTTCAGCACTGTTCAGTCTGGGGCATGGCTTGAATGATGCTCAGAAAGTAATGGGTATTATTGGGGCAGCAATGATCTATTATCATGTGAATATGCTTCAGGATCCTGTATATCTTAATATTGAATCTGCAGGTCGTTTCGACTATTTTGCAGAGCACTATATCTGGGTGCCTTTGGTTTCTTTCATCGCCATTGCATTGGGTACAATGAGTGGAGGTTGGAAGATCATTAAAACAATGGGAACCAAAATTACAAAAGTAACTTCATTAGAAGGGGTAAGTGCCGAAACAGCAGGTGCTATTACTTTGTTTATTACAGATCACTTCGGTATTCCTGTTTCTACAACCCATACGATCACCGGTTCTATCATCGGTGTTGGTTTAACGAAAAGAATTTCTGCAGTAAGATGGGGAATTACCGTAAGCCTTCTTTGGGCCTGGGTTCTTACAATCCCTATTTCAGCTATTGTGGCAGGGCTTACGTATCTTGTCGTAGCATTTTTATCCTAA
- a CDS encoding polyprenyl synthetase family protein encodes MEFLDRYQQIVADAIARYTFKDKPTELYDPMNYIISHGGKRLRPIMVLMACDLFGGNLKEAIKPALAIEFFHNFTLIHDDIMDEAPLRRNKPTIHTLHGINVGILSGDGLMLKAYKFFEDLEPEIFKACIRIFTHTGLLLCEGQQYDINFETQDNVTFDDYIRMITYKTGVLSASSFEIGAMIAKADFKDAKAIFNFGKHIGIAFQIMDDYLDVFGDQSQFGKKHAGDIYENKKTVLYLLAREHATEEELKELDYWYSKKTDNIDKVYNVEKIFRRTKVDEKALRLIEKHNEIGQSYLQKIDIPEEKKKPFAELANYLLRRES; translated from the coding sequence ATGGAATTTTTAGACAGATACCAACAAATTGTAGCTGATGCCATTGCCAGATATACTTTTAAAGATAAGCCTACAGAACTATATGATCCAATGAATTATATTATTTCTCATGGTGGAAAACGTCTGCGTCCGATCATGGTTTTAATGGCTTGTGATCTGTTTGGGGGCAATTTAAAAGAAGCCATCAAACCTGCTTTGGCCATTGAGTTTTTCCATAATTTCACCCTGATCCATGATGATATTATGGATGAAGCGCCTTTGAGAAGAAATAAACCAACGATTCATACCTTACACGGAATCAATGTTGGAATTCTTTCGGGAGACGGATTAATGTTGAAAGCGTATAAGTTTTTCGAAGATCTGGAGCCGGAAATTTTTAAGGCTTGTATCAGAATTTTCACGCACACCGGATTACTTTTGTGTGAAGGTCAGCAATATGACATCAATTTTGAAACTCAGGATAATGTGACTTTTGATGATTATATCAGAATGATTACCTACAAAACAGGTGTTTTAAGTGCTTCTTCATTTGAAATTGGTGCAATGATCGCAAAAGCGGATTTCAAGGATGCTAAGGCTATCTTTAACTTTGGAAAACATATTGGTATAGCCTTCCAGATCATGGATGATTACCTGGATGTATTCGGAGATCAGTCGCAATTCGGTAAAAAACATGCGGGCGATATTTACGAAAATAAAAAAACGGTATTATACCTTTTAGCGCGTGAACATGCCACAGAAGAGGAGCTGAAGGAGCTGGATTATTGGTATTCTAAAAAAACCGATAATATCGATAAAGTATACAACGTTGAAAAAATCTTCAGAAGAACAAAAGTAGACGAAAAAGCATTGCGTTTGATCGAAAAACACAACGAGATTGGTCAAAGCTATCTTCAGAAAATTGATATTCCGGAGGAAAAGAAAAAACCGTTTGCAGAATTGGCCAACTATTTATTGAGAAGAGAGAGTTAA